In a genomic window of Sphingomonas koreensis:
- a CDS encoding TonB-dependent receptor plug domain-containing protein: MKVAVLNASRRTRNVLLMTGASAITLLAATAAQAQDSAPASQPAAEAEQEVVVTGSRIASPALTSPSPLQVVTAEALENQGVVNVQEALQQNPAVGIPGQSRTTNGASTNPGLATVNLRNLGADRTLVLIDGRRSVAGVPGTAQVDLSMIPTPFIERVDVLTGGASAVYGSDAVAGVVNFIYKKKYEGLQLNIQGGISERGDDRQFAVNATYGANFADGRGNIMVYGGYVNEGVVENDGRDFSRLDYTSLGTTQRVAGNSANNLTAAQNLFTPFYNPSNVGAGGVFVIGSQTNRIINADGTFRAYNAATDGYNREQYKLLAAPSERYTFAARVNFDVSDAVNVFSEVTYTNVLTKGRMEASPMRTDSALGAFPGNGGFYPIEFLVANPTNAADVRRLANPLVPAAVFAAATNRNVNDAIASKDLSFLLRTTMFDGGTRTIPTERDNFRVVLGGTVDLGSSWKFDAYYQYGFTKQNQSMSGLANLYNLAEALQAIPDVFDYNNNGNFTEAVCVNASARAQGCVPINVYGLNADGSSKISADAIKYIKTSLSRYSKQQMHVAAANLTGTLFQLPAGPVQVAVGAEYRKEESRDIFDPLTNQARNGYVQLTDTAGKFDVKEAYGEIVVPLLSDTPFFENLTLRAAGRMSDYSTVGTFYAWNVGGEWSPIEDIRFRAVYAHATRAPNIGELFAAPAAGIISITDPCQGITLTTTGTLADNCRAVPGILANIQANGSFTLTQADLAGVGGLTANNPNIQEETGKTLTLGAVINPRSINALRNLTITVDYFDIKLENAISRVAAATVLNKCYREGLPEFCQFVTRRAGASGAYSTGSVEQVVRALVNSGGSFSRGLDFTLNYKHEVAGGTASLSAAWTHLLKNGFSALTGDPYDNTMGELGTPRDAVTAGIGWENDKFGFNVSAEYIAPQVLDYENFQTLYRLADGSVPDEKYFRIGSKIYTDMQVRYTGLEHFEFYLGVKNLFDVERPPVWGGLPGPVNGVYDVIGRRFYTGARIKF; encoded by the coding sequence GCAGGATTCCGCGCCGGCAAGCCAACCCGCCGCGGAGGCCGAGCAGGAAGTCGTCGTCACGGGCAGCCGCATCGCGTCGCCCGCGCTGACGTCGCCAAGCCCGCTTCAAGTGGTAACCGCCGAAGCGCTGGAGAATCAGGGCGTGGTCAACGTCCAGGAAGCGCTGCAGCAGAACCCCGCTGTCGGCATTCCCGGCCAGAGCCGCACCACCAATGGCGCGAGCACCAACCCCGGCCTCGCCACCGTCAACCTGCGCAACCTCGGCGCCGACCGCACGCTGGTGCTGATCGACGGCCGCCGCTCGGTCGCAGGTGTCCCCGGCACGGCGCAGGTCGACCTGTCGATGATCCCGACCCCGTTCATCGAGCGCGTCGACGTGCTGACCGGCGGCGCGTCGGCCGTGTACGGCTCGGATGCCGTCGCGGGTGTGGTCAACTTCATCTACAAGAAGAAGTACGAAGGCCTTCAGCTGAACATCCAGGGCGGCATTTCCGAGCGCGGCGACGATCGCCAGTTCGCCGTCAACGCCACCTATGGCGCGAACTTCGCCGACGGCCGCGGCAACATCATGGTCTATGGCGGCTATGTGAACGAGGGCGTGGTCGAGAATGACGGGCGCGACTTCTCACGCCTCGACTATACCAGCCTTGGCACCACCCAGCGCGTCGCGGGCAACAGCGCGAACAACCTGACCGCCGCGCAGAACCTGTTCACGCCCTTCTACAACCCGTCGAACGTCGGCGCGGGCGGCGTGTTCGTCATCGGCAGCCAGACCAACCGCATCATCAACGCCGACGGCACCTTCCGCGCCTACAATGCGGCAACCGACGGCTATAACCGCGAGCAGTACAAGCTGCTCGCCGCACCATCGGAGCGCTACACCTTTGCCGCGCGCGTCAATTTCGATGTGAGCGACGCAGTCAACGTCTTTTCGGAAGTCACGTACACCAACGTGCTCACCAAGGGACGGATGGAAGCCTCCCCGATGCGCACCGACAGCGCGCTCGGCGCCTTCCCCGGCAATGGCGGTTTCTACCCGATTGAGTTCCTGGTCGCGAACCCGACCAACGCCGCCGATGTGCGCCGCCTCGCCAACCCGCTGGTGCCCGCCGCGGTGTTCGCCGCAGCGACCAACCGCAACGTCAACGACGCGATCGCATCGAAGGATCTGAGCTTCCTGCTTCGCACGACGATGTTCGACGGCGGCACCCGCACCATCCCGACCGAGCGCGACAATTTCCGCGTGGTGCTGGGCGGCACGGTCGACCTGGGCAGCAGCTGGAAGTTCGACGCCTATTACCAGTACGGCTTCACCAAGCAGAACCAGTCGATGAGCGGCCTGGCCAATCTGTACAACCTCGCCGAGGCGCTACAGGCGATCCCCGACGTCTTCGACTACAACAACAACGGCAATTTCACCGAAGCGGTCTGCGTCAACGCCTCGGCGCGCGCGCAGGGCTGCGTTCCGATCAACGTCTATGGCCTGAACGCCGACGGCTCGTCGAAGATTTCGGCCGATGCGATCAAGTACATCAAGACCAGCCTGAGCCGCTATTCCAAGCAGCAGATGCACGTCGCCGCCGCCAACCTGACCGGCACGCTGTTCCAGCTTCCCGCCGGTCCGGTTCAGGTCGCGGTGGGCGCCGAGTACCGCAAGGAGGAAAGCCGCGACATCTTCGACCCGCTGACCAACCAGGCGCGCAACGGCTATGTCCAGCTGACCGACACCGCGGGCAAGTTCGACGTCAAGGAAGCCTATGGCGAAATCGTCGTTCCGCTGCTGTCCGACACGCCGTTCTTCGAGAACCTGACGCTGCGCGCGGCGGGCCGCATGTCCGACTATTCGACCGTCGGCACTTTCTATGCCTGGAACGTGGGCGGCGAATGGTCGCCTATCGAGGACATCCGCTTCCGCGCCGTCTATGCGCATGCGACCCGCGCGCCAAACATCGGCGAGCTGTTCGCGGCGCCGGCCGCCGGCATCATCTCGATCACCGACCCGTGCCAGGGCATCACGCTGACGACCACGGGCACGCTGGCCGACAATTGCCGGGCGGTTCCGGGCATCCTCGCCAACATCCAGGCGAACGGATCGTTCACGCTGACCCAGGCGGATCTGGCAGGCGTCGGCGGCCTCACCGCCAACAATCCGAACATCCAGGAAGAAACCGGCAAGACGCTGACGCTGGGCGCGGTGATCAACCCGCGTTCGATCAACGCGCTGCGCAACCTGACGATCACCGTCGACTATTTCGACATCAAGCTGGAGAACGCGATCAGCCGCGTGGCTGCCGCGACCGTGCTCAACAAATGCTATCGCGAGGGGCTGCCGGAATTCTGCCAGTTCGTCACCCGGCGTGCGGGCGCGTCGGGCGCGTACAGCACCGGTTCGGTCGAGCAGGTGGTTCGCGCGCTGGTCAACAGCGGCGGTTCGTTCAGCCGCGGCCTCGACTTCACGCTGAACTACAAGCATGAGGTCGCGGGCGGCACCGCCAGCCTGTCGGCGGCGTGGACGCACCTGCTCAAGAACGGCTTCAGCGCGCTGACCGGCGATCCCTATGACAACACGATGGGCGAGCTCGGCACGCCGCGCGACGCGGTGACCGCGGGCATCGGCTGGGAGAACGACAAGTTCGGCTTCAACGTCAGCGCCGAATATATCGCGCCGCAGGTGCTGGACTATGAGAACTTCCAGACGCTCTATCGCCTGGCGGACGGGTCGGTGCCCGACGAGAAGTATTTCCGCATCGGATCGAAGATCTACACCGACATGCAGGTCCGCTACACCGGGCTCGAGCATTTCGAATTCTATCTCGGCGTGAAGAACCTGTTCGATGTCGAGCGCCCGCCCGTCTGGGGCGGCCTGCCCGGCCCCGTCAACGGCGTGTACGACGTGATCGGCCGCCGCTTCTACACCGGCGCCCGCATCAAGTTCTGA
- a CDS encoding MFS transporter has product MSSASADREDWKNTILAGLANYIDAGSIVAGAVALALWKKEYGLDDSLLGLIAAFGPNAIAAGIGALIGGRLCDLLGRKKIYQYDMLFYAFGMLWLVFAMNAWMVIIGFFLVGLAVGADIPASWSLIAEMAPDKKRGKHSGVAQLLWYLGPVVVLVMALVLDKLGLLGVRIIFAHLAILAIALTFLRSKMQESQRWVEAQKSGETAQRGRWQDLFTRQHIGSMAFLAGTYLFWNLWAGTNGFFFPYILSTVGSQTQVVSVAVQTLSFLLGMASIFFIFMKLADRVNQRLLFGISAVTQVIGMALLAIFPLTLPVAIIHVFLMSVGGGFGAQSFFQLWSSEMFPTALRATAQGVMFAIVRIVLGVFSFFVPALVATGFHTLAWILVGFLAISGVIGFVWAPRNEGKSLEQLDAERAA; this is encoded by the coding sequence ATGAGCAGTGCATCTGCCGATCGGGAGGACTGGAAGAACACGATCCTTGCCGGACTCGCCAATTACATCGATGCCGGGTCGATCGTCGCGGGCGCCGTCGCGCTGGCGCTGTGGAAGAAGGAATACGGCCTCGACGACAGCCTGCTGGGGCTGATCGCCGCGTTCGGGCCCAATGCGATCGCGGCGGGGATCGGCGCGCTGATCGGGGGGCGGCTGTGCGACCTGCTCGGGCGCAAGAAGATCTACCAGTACGATATGCTCTTCTACGCGTTCGGCATGCTGTGGCTGGTGTTCGCGATGAACGCGTGGATGGTCATCATCGGCTTCTTCCTGGTCGGCCTCGCCGTCGGCGCGGACATTCCCGCCAGCTGGTCGCTGATCGCGGAAATGGCACCCGACAAGAAGCGCGGCAAGCATAGCGGCGTGGCGCAATTGCTCTGGTATCTCGGCCCGGTCGTCGTGCTGGTGATGGCGCTGGTGCTCGACAAGCTCGGCCTGCTCGGCGTGCGCATCATCTTCGCCCACCTCGCCATCCTTGCCATCGCGCTCACCTTCCTGCGCTCGAAGATGCAGGAATCGCAGCGCTGGGTGGAGGCGCAGAAGAGCGGGGAAACCGCACAGCGCGGCCGCTGGCAGGACCTGTTCACCCGCCAGCATATCGGATCGATGGCGTTCCTGGCGGGCACCTATCTGTTCTGGAATCTGTGGGCCGGCACCAACGGCTTCTTCTTTCCCTATATCCTGAGCACCGTCGGCAGCCAGACCCAGGTGGTGTCGGTCGCGGTCCAGACACTGAGCTTCCTGCTTGGCATGGCGTCGATCTTCTTCATCTTCATGAAGCTGGCCGACCGGGTGAACCAGCGGCTGCTGTTCGGCATCTCGGCCGTCACGCAGGTGATCGGCATGGCGCTGCTCGCGATCTTCCCGCTGACGCTGCCGGTGGCGATCATCCACGTCTTCCTGATGTCGGTCGGCGGCGGCTTCGGCGCACAGAGCTTCTTCCAGCTGTGGAGCTCGGAGATGTTCCCGACGGCGCTGCGCGCCACGGCGCAGGGCGTCATGTTCGCGATCGTGCGTATCGTGCTCGGCGTGTTCAGCTTCTTCGTGCCCGCGCTGGTCGCGACCGGCTTCCACACGCTTGCCTGGATCCTGGTCGGCTTCCTAGCGATCAGCGGCGTGATCGGCTTCGTCTGGGCGCCGCGCAACGAGGGCAAGTCGCTCGAGCAGCTCGACGCGGAGCGCGCGGCATGA